The following coding sequences lie in one Raphanus sativus chloroplast, complete genome genomic window:
- the ycf1 gene encoding Ycf1, which yields MMVFQSFILGNLVSLCMKIINSVAVVGLYYGFLTTFSIGPSYLFLLRARVMDEGEEGTEKKVSATTGFIAGQLMMFISIYYAPLHLALGRPHTITVLALPYLLFHFFWNNHKHFFDYGSTTRNEMRNLRIQCVFLNNFIFQLFNHFILPSSMLARLVNIYMFRCNNKMLFVTSSFVGWLIGHILFMKWVGLVLVWIQQNNSIRSNVLIRSNKYKFLVSELRNSMTRIFSIILFITCVYYLGRIPSPIFTKKLKGTSETGGTKQDQEVSTEEAPFPSLFSEEREDLDKIDEMEEIGVNGKDKINKDDEFHVRTYYNYKTVSENRDGNKENSNLEFFKIKKKEDH from the coding sequence GTGATGGTTTTTCAATCTTTTATACTAGGTAATCTAGTATCCTTATGCATGAAGATAATCAATTCGGTCGCTGTGGTCGGACTCTATTATGGATTTCTGACCACATTCTCCATAGGGCCCTCTTATCTCTTCCTTCTCCGAGCTCGGGTTATGGACGAAGGAGAAGAAGGAACCGAGAAGAAAGTATCAGCAACAACTGGTTTTATTGCGGGACAGCTCATGATGTTCATATCGATCTATTATGCGCCTCTGCATTTAGCATTGGGTAGACCTCATACAATAACTGTCCTAGCTCTACCGTATCTTTTGTTTCATTTCTTCTGGAACAATCACAAACACTTTTTTGATTATGGATCTACTACCAGAAATGAAATGCGTAATCTTCGCATTCAATGTGTATTCCTGAATAATTTCATTTTTCAATTATTCAACCATTTCATTTTACCAAGTTCAATGTTAGCCAGATTAGTCAACATTTATATGTTTCGATGCAACAACAAGATGTTATTTGTAACAAGTAGTTTTGTTGGTTGGTTAATTGGTCACATTTTATTCATGAAATGGGTTGGATTGGTATTAGTCTGGATACAGCAAAATAATTCTATTAGGTCTAATGTACTTATTAGATCTAATAAGTATAAGTTCCTTGTGTCAGAATTGAGAAATTCTATGACTCGAATCTTTAGTATTATCTTATTTATTACCTGTGTCTACTATTTAGGCAGAATACCATCACCCATTTTTACTAAGAAACTAAAAGGAACCTCAGAAACGGGTGGGACTAAACAGGACCAAGAGGTATCCACCGAAGAAGCTCCTTTTCCTTCTCTTTTTTCGGAAGAAAGGGAGGATCTGGACAAAATCGATGAAATGGAAGAAATCGGAGTGAATGGAAAAGACAAAATTAATAAGGATGATGAATTCCACGTTCGAACATACTATAACTATAAAACAGTTTCTGAAAATCGAGATGGAAATAAAGAAAATTCGAATTTAGAATTTTTCAAAATAAAAAAAAAAGAGGATCATTAA
- the ndhF gene encoding NADH dehydrogenase subunit 5 yields the protein MEHTYQYSWIIPFIPLPVPILLGAGLLLFPTATKNLRRMWTFLSIFLLSIVMIFSLYLSIQQIFISCIHQNVWSWTINNEFSFEFGYFIDPLTSIMSILITTVGILVLIYSDNYMSHDQGYLRFFAYMGFFNTSMLGLVTSSNLIQVYFFWELVGMCSYLLIGFWFTRPIAANACQKAFVTNRVGDFGLLLGILGLYWITGSFEFQDLFEIFNNLILNNRINLLFLTLCAFLLFVGPIAKSAQFPLHVWLPDAMEGPTPISALIHAATMVAAGIFLVARLLPLFIVIPSIMYIISLIGIITVLLGATLALAQKDIKRGLAYSTMSQLGYMMLALGMGSYRSALFHLITHAYSKALLFLGSGSIIHSMEAIVGYSPDKSQNMILMGGLTKHVPITKTAFLVGTLSLCGIPPLACFWSKDEILNDSLLFSPIFAIIACSTAGLTAFYMFRIYLLTFEGHLNTYFINYSGKKSRSFYSISLWGKEEDNKLNRNFGLVPLLTMNNTKRASFFGNKTYKISNNVRNQTFITVENFGLNTRTFYYPHESDNTILFPMLVLLLFTLFIGAIGIPFNQEGIDFDILSKLLTPSINLLHTNSENFVDWYEFLKNAIFSVSIALFGIFIAYCLYKPFYSSKLNLTLLNSFQKWSSKRIRWEKPINFVYNWSYNRGYIDTFFKKSLTESIRKLAKQTNFFDKRIIDGITNGVGITSFFVGEVTKYIGGSRISSYLFLYLCYVLIFLMILFFFYFEKF from the coding sequence ATGGAACATACATATCAATATTCATGGATCATCCCTTTCATTCCACTTCCAGTACCTATTTTACTCGGAGCTGGACTTCTACTTTTTCCGACAGCAACAAAAAACCTTCGACGTATGTGGACGTTTCTGAGTATTTTTTTGTTAAGTATAGTTATGATCTTTTCGCTCTATCTATCTATTCAACAAATTTTTATAAGTTGCATTCATCAAAATGTATGGTCTTGGACCATAAATAATGAATTTTCTTTTGAGTTCGGTTACTTTATTGATCCACTTACTTCTATTATGTCAATATTAATTACAACTGTTGGAATTTTGGTTCTGATTTATAGTGATAATTATATGTCTCATGATCAAGGATATTTGAGGTTTTTTGCTTATATGGGTTTTTTTAATACTTCAATGTTAGGATTAGTTACTAGTTCTAATTTGATCCAAGTTTATTTTTTTTGGGAATTAGTTGGAATGTGTTCGTATTTATTAATAGGTTTTTGGTTCACACGACCTATTGCAGCGAATGCCTGTCAAAAAGCTTTTGTAACCAATCGTGTAGGGGATTTTGGTTTATTATTAGGAATTTTAGGTCTTTATTGGATAACTGGCAGTTTCGAATTTCAAGATTTGTTCGAAATATTCAATAATTTAATTTTAAATAATAGAATAAATCTCTTATTCCTTACTTTGTGTGCATTTCTATTATTTGTGGGTCCTATTGCTAAATCTGCACAATTTCCTCTTCATGTATGGTTGCCGGATGCCATGGAGGGCCCTACTCCTATTTCGGCTCTTATACATGCTGCTACTATGGTAGCGGCGGGAATTTTTCTTGTAGCTCGTCTTCTTCCTCTTTTTATAGTTATCCCTTCTATAATGTATATAATATCTTTGATAGGTATAATAACAGTACTCTTAGGAGCCACTTTAGCTCTTGCTCAAAAAGATATTAAGAGAGGTTTAGCCTATTCTACAATGTCTCAACTGGGTTATATGATGTTAGCTCTAGGTATGGGGTCTTATAGATCCGCTTTATTTCATTTGATTACTCATGCTTATTCGAAAGCTTTGTTGTTTTTAGGATCTGGATCCATTATTCATTCAATGGAAGCTATAGTTGGATATTCTCCTGATAAAAGTCAGAATATGATTCTTATGGGTGGTTTAACAAAACACGTGCCGATTACAAAAACTGCCTTTTTAGTAGGAACACTCTCACTTTGTGGTATTCCCCCCCTTGCTTGTTTTTGGTCTAAAGATGAAATTCTTAATGATAGTTTGTTATTTTCGCCAATTTTTGCAATAATAGCTTGTTCAACAGCGGGATTAACCGCATTTTATATGTTTCGGATTTATTTACTTACTTTTGAAGGACATTTAAACACTTATTTTATAAATTATAGTGGAAAAAAAAGTCGCTCCTTCTATTCAATCTCTTTATGGGGTAAAGAAGAAGATAACAAACTTAATAGAAATTTTGGGTTAGTACCATTATTAACAATGAATAATACGAAAAGAGCTTCTTTTTTTGGCAATAAAACATATAAAATTAGTAATAATGTAAGAAATCAAACTTTTATTACTGTTGAAAATTTTGGACTTAATACAAGAACTTTCTATTATCCCCATGAATCAGACAATACTATTCTATTTCCTATGCTTGTATTGCTTTTATTTACTTTGTTTATTGGAGCCATAGGAATTCCTTTCAATCAAGAAGGAATAGACTTTGATATATTATCAAAATTATTAACGCCGTCGATAAACCTTTTGCATACCAATTCAGAAAATTTTGTAGATTGGTATGAATTTTTGAAAAATGCAATTTTTTCAGTCAGTATAGCTTTGTTTGGAATATTTATAGCATACTGTTTATATAAGCCTTTTTATTCATCTAAATTAAATTTAACCTTACTTAATTCATTTCAAAAGTGGAGTTCTAAAAGAATTAGGTGGGAAAAACCAATCAATTTTGTATATAATTGGTCATATAATCGTGGTTACATAGATACTTTTTTTAAAAAATCTTTAACTGAAAGTATAAGAAAATTAGCAAAACAAACGAATTTTTTTGATAAACGAATCATTGATGGAATTACAAATGGAGTAGGTATTACAAGTTTCTTTGTAGGAGAAGTAACAAAATATATAGGTGGAAGTCGCATCTCTTCTTATCTGTTCTTGTATTTGTGCTATGTATTGATTTTTTTAATGATCCTCTTTTTTTTTTATTTTGAAAAATTCTAA